The Candidatus Kryptoniota bacterium DNA segment AATTGGAGCCATCGTTCAGAGCGACTGTGGATACTCTTAAAGCCGGAGACATTAGTTTTCCCGCAAAAGTCGTTTTCGGAAATTCGTACGGGTATCATATCGTGTATCTCCGCGAGCGAATACCCGCACACAAAGTCGACTTGAGCCAGGACTACGCCCGACTTCAGAACATGGCGCTCAGCCTAAAACAGAATGAAGCTTATCTCGATTGGATTTCGCAGCTTAAGAAGCAAGTTTACTGGAAAATCATAAGTTGACCTTAAGGGGTCGGAAATCCGGCTGACATTTTCCACATTTCGAACCAGTTCTCCGATATTTCCTGACTAAGGTCGCACAGATCTTGAAAGAAATCAATTTCATCGAATACGAATTGCCGAACGGCCTTCATGTCATACTCTGTCCTGATAAGAATTCGAGGATCGTCGCGGTGGATGTATGGTACCATGTGGGAAGTAAAGACGAAGACCCCAGTCGCACCGGTTTCGCACACCTGTTCGAACACATGATGTTTCAGGGCTCAGCCCATGTGGGCAAAGCTGAACACATGAGCTACATCGAGAGAGCCGGCGGGACGTTTAACGGTTCGACAACCTGGGACCGGACGAATTACTTCGAGACGCTGCCTTCAGATCGGCTCGAGCTCGCGTTGTGGCTTGAGGCGGACAGGATGTCGAGTCTTGACATCAGCCAAACCAACCTCGACAACCAGAGGGAAGTGGTAAAAGAAGAGCGTCGCTGGCGAGTAGATAACCGGCCCTATGGTACTGCGTGGGAAAAGATTTATTCACTTGCCTTCAGAGTCCACCCCTACCGCTGGCCCGTCGTGGGTTATATGAACGACCTCGATGCCGCGACGGTTGAGGATGTCAGGTCGTTCTTTGCGAAGTACTATGTTCCGAATAACGCCGTGCTTGTACTCGCAGGTGAGTTCGAAGTCGCATCGGTCAAACGTTCGATCGAGAAGTACTTTTCAGATATTCCAGCGGGCGCATCGATTGAGAGGGAATTCATAAACGAGCCCCCCCTTGAATCCGGAATTCACGAGATAGTTCATGACATCGCGGCACTTCCTGCCGTTTACATGGCGTTTCGCATCCCGGAATTGACCTCGGACGATGTCAAAGCACTCGACCTCGTCGCGGCAATTCTTACTGAAGGCGAAAGCTCTCGATTGTACAAGCGGCTTGTTTACGAGAAACGGATCGCTGAATCTGTCGAGTCATTTGCCGTCGATATGGAACATCCCGGTCTGTTCATTGTGAACGCGGTCGTCGCGCCAGGGCATTCGACTGAGGAGATCAAGAACGCTATAGATGCAGAGTTGAAAATGATTCCCACAAAATCCATCCACGACCAAGAGGTTCAAAAAGTCAAGAACCAGTCGTATTCTCACTGGGTTTCGAGGAATTCGAGGGCTATGGGTCGTGCAGAAAACCTTGCGCATTTCTCCGTATTCCATCACGACACGGCTGAGATCAATCGGCATCCGGGCAAGATTCAGTCAATCACAAACGAACAAATCAGATCGGCAGCGGAAAAATATCTCTCGACCGACAGGAGAGTTGTTCTGGACTATGTTCCCAAGATTCGAAGAGTATCCAAGCGAGCCGGAAGGAAATTGACAGTTGCCTAGGAATAGTCTGACAGCCGCTAGAGAAAGCATGGCGAAAAGAGTCAAGAGAAAAAGCCTCCGTCTTCCCCCAGGAAAATCAGTTACGAAAGTCGCTGTGTCATTTAAAGAGTTCGAGCTGGAGAATGGACTCAAAGTGATTTTGAGGAAGGATTCAGGTATTCCGCTGGTCGCTGTGAATGTGGCGTACCATGTTGGCTCAAAGAACGAAGTGGTCGGGAAGACCGGCTTCGCACACCTTTTTGAACACCTGATGTTCGAGGGTTCGGAAAACGTGAAGAAGGGAGATTTTGACCGGTATATTTCATTAGCGGGAGGATACAATAACGCCTACACGACGGAAGACGTCACAAATTATTATGAAGTCCTTCCTTCAAACCAGCTCTCGCTCGCGCTCTGGCTTGAGAGCGACCGGATGTTCAAGTTCAGCGTGACAGACGAGGCGCTGTCGACTCAAAGGGAAGTTGTCAAGGAGGAAAAGCGATATAGAGTTGACAACCGGCCGTATGGCGACGCAACGGAAAAGCTTCAGCGTATGCTATTCCCAGTTGGGCAATATAACTGGCCGGTCATCGGTTCGATGGAGGACCTCGATGCGGCGAGAATGACGGATGTAAAGGATTTTTTTGAGAGGTTCTACACACCTGGGAACGCGGTGCTGTCAGTCAGTGGCGATATCGATCCGAAGAAATCAGAACAACTGATCCGAAAATATTTCGAGGCAATTCCCGCAGGTGCTTCGAGGATACTCACAGTCGATTTCCAAGACGAGAGACTAAAAGAAGAAAATATTGTGTCGGTTCATAGCGACGTACCTGCGCCGGCAGTTTTCGTGGGCTACAAGGCCCCACCGGAGGGATCGCCGGAATATTACGCGTT contains these protein-coding regions:
- a CDS encoding pitrilysin family protein → MKEINFIEYELPNGLHVILCPDKNSRIVAVDVWYHVGSKDEDPSRTGFAHLFEHMMFQGSAHVGKAEHMSYIERAGGTFNGSTTWDRTNYFETLPSDRLELALWLEADRMSSLDISQTNLDNQREVVKEERRWRVDNRPYGTAWEKIYSLAFRVHPYRWPVVGYMNDLDAATVEDVRSFFAKYYVPNNAVLVLAGEFEVASVKRSIEKYFSDIPAGASIEREFINEPPLESGIHEIVHDIAALPAVYMAFRIPELTSDDVKALDLVAAILTEGESSRLYKRLVYEKRIAESVESFAVDMEHPGLFIVNAVVAPGHSTEEIKNAIDAELKMIPTKSIHDQEVQKVKNQSYSHWVSRNSRAMGRAENLAHFSVFHHDTAEINRHPGKIQSITNEQIRSAAEKYLSTDRRVVLDYVPKIRRVSKRAGRKLTVA
- a CDS encoding pitrilysin family protein yields the protein MAKRVKRKSLRLPPGKSVTKVAVSFKEFELENGLKVILRKDSGIPLVAVNVAYHVGSKNEVVGKTGFAHLFEHLMFEGSENVKKGDFDRYISLAGGYNNAYTTEDVTNYYEVLPSNQLSLALWLESDRMFKFSVTDEALSTQREVVKEEKRYRVDNRPYGDATEKLQRMLFPVGQYNWPVIGSMEDLDAARMTDVKDFFERFYTPGNAVLSVSGDIDPKKSEQLIRKYFEAIPAGASRILTVDFQDERLKEENIVSVHSDVPAPAVFVGYKAPPEGSPEYYALSQITKILSDGNSSRLYKRLVYDSQAVSDFDASVEGMEKASVFVFSAFLTPGHTVEEVLNIFDQEMLALQDVTVDEYEFAKARNSTISGYVGRLSTNNGVADALAHYRIFFDDTKMINTELDRELAVTRESIKEVSRNILTRNERAILFYHPDN